GCCGACGCCACCGCGGCGGCGGGCCACTCGACCACCTCGCGCAGGCCGGCCCAGAAGCGCGCGAGCCGGTAGAAGACCAGCCCGGCGAGGACGACGATGAGCAGCGCCTCGCTGCGGTCGCGGGCCGCCTCGCGCCAGAGGCCGCTCCCCCAGGCGCGGCCTCCCCAGCGCAGGTTGTCGTAAGGGCAGTTCTTCAGGCACTGGGTGCACATCAGGCACGAAGGCCCGGGCGCCGCCTCGGGCGGGAAGATGTAGGCCGGGCACCCGGGGCGCTTGTGCGCGAACACGCTGCGCCGGCCCGGCCACGCGAGGCGGTACCAGCGCGTGCTGCCGTAGAAGCAGGCCTTGCTCTCGCAGCGGCGGCAGACCTCCTGGTCCTTCGAGGCCACCTCCACGGGCGCCAGCCGCGAGCCGAGCGACACCATCCCGCCGACGGGGCACCAGAAGCGGCAGAAGACGCGGCCGCGGAACACCGCGCCGGCGCCCGCCGCGGCGACCAGCACCAGTCCGAGCATCCAGGCGGTGCGGTCCGGCCACCGGTTGAGCCCGAAGATCTCGGCAGCCATGTTGAAGCCCAGCAGCAGGAGCGCCATGATCCCGAGGTTCTGGAGGCGGCGGGGATAGGCGATCCCGGCGCCCGCGCGGGCCGCCAGGTCGTTGCACCAACCGACCGGGCAGACGGTGCACCAGAGGCGGCCGATTGCCGGCAGCAGCAACACCAGGGCCATCAGCCAGAGGACCCAGAACCCGAGCGTCGCGAGGTTGGTGTAGAGCAGCGGGACCGTGCCGCCGCCCGGGACGCCATGGCGCCCCCAACCCGCCGCGATCATCCCCCCGAGGACGCCGAGTGCCAGCGCCTGCAGAACGGCCGGGAAGAACGGACTCTTCCAGACCCGGCCCGCGCCTTTCGCGCCGGCGGCCGCGGCGGGCGCGCTCTCAGCGGTAGAGGCTGTAAGGGACAACCTGTCGACCCTGCTGGTCGCGGTAGGTGACGCGCTCGCCGGTCAGGCTCTCGAGGCCGCGCGCGGCCCACTCGCGGACGATCCACTCCGGGTCGTCCAGCGAGCGGCGCAGCTGCGGCACCGCGGCCGGGTTGGCCAGGTCGCCCAGCGCCTGGACCGCGGTGAGGCGCGCGCGCCAGTCCGCGTCGGCCGCCGCGCGCTCGAGCAGCGGCAGCGCGCGGGGGTCGCCGATGCGTCCAAGGGCCCAGAAGAGCACCTCCGGGTCGACCCTCCCCTCGAGCTTCAGCAGCGGCTCCACCGCCTGCTTCGCCTGCAGCTGACCCAGGGCCCGCGCCGCGTAGTGGCGGACGTCCGCCGAGGGGTCGCCGAGCGCGGCCAGCAGCGGCTCGAGCGCGTCCGGTCCGAACTTGATGACAGCCCGGGTGGCGAACTTGCGGGTCTCGCCGTCCTCGTCGCCGAGCGCGCGCACCAGGGCCGGGATCGCCCGGGGATCGCCGATCTCCCCAAGGGCCCAAGCGGCCGCGTAGCGACGAAAGTCCTTCCGGCCCAGCGCCGCGATCAGCGCGTCGACCCCGTCCTTGGCGGTCAGGGCGCCGAGGGCGCCCGCCGCGTGCTCGCCGACGGCGCGGCTGCCGCTCTCGAGTCCGCGGAGGAGTTCCGGGACCGCCGGCGCGCCGATGGCGACCGCCGCCTCCCACGCCTGCTGCGCCTGCGCCGGGTCCGCGTTGCCGAAGCGGGTCACGAGCTCGCGCAGCGCGCCTTGCTCGCCCTTGCCGGCCGCGGCGGTCACCTCCTCGAGGGGACGCCCCGACCACGAGTTGCAGCCCGGCGCGCCCAGCGCGCCGCCGAAGCACACCGCCGCCACGACCATGGCCGACAGGCTCGACCGAACCGCGCGTCCCCAGGCGCCGGCGCGCCTACCAGACCTTGTGGACCGTGATGTCGACATGCTCGATGATCTGGTTGTCCTTGACGTGAATCGCCGAGGGCTCGACCGCGCCGTCGTCGTAGCGTCCGTAGAGCTCGCCGATCTTCGGCGGGCCGCCGAAGCGATTGCGCGCCGCCAGGTAGAAGGTGCCGCCCTCCGGGAAGAAGAGCACGTAGCGGCCGTCCGCGCCCGTGGCCTCCGAGACGTATTTCGGCCGCTCGGACATCTGCGGATACGTGTAGGCGTGCACGCGGGCGTCCTTCACGGGCGTGCCGTCGCTGTCCGTGATCACGCCGCTGATGCCGGTGCTCGTCGGCGCGGGCGTCGTCGACGGCAGGTCCTTCGTCTCGCCGATCTTGCGCAGTGCGACCAGGTCCCGGGTGAAGGTCTCGCCGCCGCGCACGGTGACCGGCCCGATGACCTCGCTGCGGTAGTCGCCGGTCCGCACCGGTCCGACCGACTCGCCGGCGACCCGGTGGCGCAGCACGAAGAAGTACTTCCCCGGGGGCAGCGCGAGCGAGAACTCGCCCTCCGGGCCCGTCGGCTGCGACGTCACGAACGCCGGCCCCTTGAGGTCCATCCCCTCGCGGTACACGGAGACGTGGGCCTCCGCCAGCGGCGTGAGGGCCCGGCCCTTGAAGGTCGCCTGCCCCGAGTCCTGCTTCTGCGCGCAGCCGGCCGCCACGAGCGCCGCCAGCGCGAGCACGGCACCCATCGACATCGCCGCTCTCCGGTTCACCATTCCCTGCTCTCTCCTTGGCCTGTAGGGCGCCGGTATTATACGCGCCTCACGGCGCGGAGGGCGGTGCCGGCGCCATCGGCGGCGCTGGCGGCGGCTCGGGAGCCGGGAGTTCCCAGCGCAGCCGCGGGTCGGACTCGAGCGCCTGCGCCTTCTCGGCGAGCCCCTCCTCCCGGTAGAACGCCGCGGCGCGCACGATCGCGTCGCCGACCTCCTTGCGCGTGACGATCATGCTGCGAAGCTGCCCCAACGCCGCGACGGCGCCGTCGAAGGAGCGCCGGGCGGCGGCACGGTCCCCGAGGGCCGCCTGCATCGCGCCGACCACGAAGCCTGCGGGGGAAGCCCCCTGCCGCGAGACGACCTTCCCGAGCGCGTCCAGGGCCTCGGCGGTGCGGCCAGCGCCCCACAGCGCGATCCCGACGTCGTACTGCCGGTACGTCATTCCCGGTCGCAGCCGCTCCGCGGAATCGAGGAAGCGTCCGCCCGTTTCAAAATCCCCCTTGCGACAGAACTGGAGGCCGAGTTCGCGCAGGCCGACGCAGTACCCCGGGTCGACGCTGCACGCCTGCTCCGCGTAGGACAGCGCCGCCGAGCCGCCACCGTGGTCCGCCGACGCCAGCGCCGCGAAGAGCAGCAGCGCGGAGTTGTGCGGGTCTTTCTCCAGGAGCGACAGGCCGAAGTCGAGCAGCTCGGCCTCGCCGGCGGCCCCCTCAAGCCTGAGCAGGGAGAGCCGCTGCAGGACGTTCCAGCGCTCCGGCGGCTCGTCGCGCACGACGAGAGCCGGGTCGCCAAGGGCCTCCATGACGACTTCGCCGAGCCAGCGCAGCTCCACGGGCCAGTCCCCCTGCTCCATCGCCGACACCAGCACCGCGTCCTTGACCTCGTAGCGAGTCTCCCGCAACGCCGTGAACAGCCTCCTGATGGCTGCCAGTTCCGTGTGCCCGTGGACCCGGGCCGAGGACGAGAAGTACTCCGCGCCCACGCTGAGGACCACGGGGGCCGCAGCCCGGGGAAACCGATCGACCGAACAGATCGCGGCCTGCAGCTCGCCGACCAGGCCCCGAAAGCACCCGTCGGCAGGGCGGAAGCTGGCGATCTCGCCGGCGGACAGACCTACGGTGCCCAGGAAACCCTTGAGGTCCTCGCCGACATCGTCTCCGTCGGGGACGGGGAACGGGACGATCCAGGTCATTTCCCGGACCACGCCGAGCACCGACGCCGCCCTGAGCCAGTTCCATTCGTGGAAGACGCCCGCGACCCCGCTGTGTCCCGCCCTGAAGAGACCTTCGACGTCGCCCCGCACCTGCAGGGCCTTCAACGCCGTGACGTTCTCCGGGCTGATGTCGTGGAGACCCGCGCTCGCGTCGATCAGGAGCAGCACCGCCCCCGTCACCCCTTGCGCGACCCAGTGTGGGAGCACATCGGCCGGACTTTCCACGACGATGCCGCGCGGCAGCGGATCGACGGCGAGCACAGGCAGTGACGGCGGCGCAGCGGCGGCCGTCCCACCCGCCGCCCGCCCGGCCGCGAACAGGGCCAGCAGCAGGGCCAGCGCCGCGGGGACGGGACGCGGCCTCACGCCCCGCCCTCCTCCGTCTCGGCCGCCGGCCGCGGCGCGACGATCCGGAAGGTCTGCGTGTCGCGCACCACGTGGTGGTTCACCGAGGTCCCGTCGAACACGGCGACGCCGAGCCGCTCGACGTCACCCGGCTCGAACCGCTGTCGCCCCGGCCCTGCCGCGCGCGGCCTCGAAAAGACCACGCGCCAGCCCTTCCCGCGACGCTCCGCGCGCGCAGCCAGCAGGCTCCCCGCGCCGGCGGGCGCCCAGCGGTGGGCCGGCGCCGAAGCGGTCACCGCGGCGACCGACCCGCCGGCGCCATCCGTGAGAGGGCCGTCCTGGCTCCCGAACGTGCCGGCGCGGCGGGCCTCCGGGCCCAGGCTGCCGTCGCGCGCCACGCGCGAGTTCACGCTGGCATACGGCTCCCCGGCGGGCGTCGTGAAGCCCGAGCGCCCGATGATCAGGTCGCGACCGCCGAGCGACGGCTTCCAGACCCAGGCCTCCTCGCGCGCGCCCTCCTCGGCCAGGAACATCGAGCGCACGTCCACGAGCGACCCGCTGCGGACGGCGAAGTCGCTCTGGTGACAGGCCTCCTGACAGGCGAAGCGACCGGCGGCGGGCCCGCTCCAGAGCAGGGCGAGCCCGTCCTCGTCGTCCGCGGCGATCTCCCAGCCCGCGCCCGTACGCCGCCACGCGCGGGGCGTGCGGTCCTCGGTCGGGTCGCTCCAGCGCACGTCGACGTAGAGGTCGGTGTCCGTGTAGAAGGCCCGGATCTCCACGGGCGTGGGGTGCGTCACCGGCGGGCCGTGGTGACAGGAGGCCGCCGCGCCGTGCACGGCGTCGGTGTCGAGGTCGAGCCCGGCGAGGACCGGCGGCTTCCCGTGGACGCTGCCGCCGCCCGCCTTCACCAGCCGCGGCACCGCGAAGTCCCAGTCGGCGTCACGCGGCGGCGCGGCCAGCCGGACCGCGTACACCGCGTCGACGTCGAGCCGCGCGCAGGCCCCCGTCGCGAGCACGAGCGCGCACGCTGCCCACCCCAGCGCCGCGACGAGGCCCATCCGGTCGCCGCCACGGGCGTCAACCCTGCCCAAAGTCCTGCCCCCGCGTCTCGCCGTTCGGGTACACGGCGACCGCCTTCCTCCCCTGCAGCGGGCACTTCTGCTGGCAGATCCCGCAGCCGATGCAGCGCTCCTGCACGACCCGCGGGAGCTTGAGCCGCACCGGCTTTCCGTCCGGGCCGGTCGCGTCGGTCTCGTCGAAGACGATCGCCTTCTCGCCGGTCGGGCAGTGCTCCTCGCACACGAGGCAGTTGCGGTGCAGGGCCCAGGGGAGACAGCGCCCCTTGTCGAACGCCGCCGTGCCGATGACCGTGCGCTGCTTTTCGGGCAGCGGGAGCCGGCGGATCGCCTCCGAGGGGCAGACCTGCCCGCAGAGGTTGCAGTTGTACTCGCAGTACCCGACGTCGTAGTCCATCACGGGCGTGAACAGCCCCTCCCAGCCGGCCTCGTGGAGCGCCGGGTGGATCGCGTTGCGCATGCAGACCTTCATGCACGCGCCGCAGCGCAGGCAGCGGTTGAGGAAGTCGGCCTCCGCGCGCGCGCCCGGCGGCCGCAGGCGGGCGTCGGGGACCGCGACGCGCGCCGGGTGGACCCGCGTCAGCGGGACGAGCGCAACGCCCGCCGCGGCCGCCCCGAGGAGACGGCGGCGGTCGACGTCCAGCGGCGCCTCGTCGCGCCCGCCGGCGAACGCGAAGCCGATCGCCTCCTGGGGGCAGACGCGCGGGCAGCGCATGCAGGCCGTGCACTCGGCCTGGGAGCGCCGGTGCGTGCCCTCCTCGATGAGCCCGACCGGGCAGGTCCCCCAGCACGAGCCGCAGTCGGTGCACTCGTCGGATACCCGGCGCGCGAGCCGCCGGCCCCGCGCGCACAGGGACAGCATCCCGCCCAGCGGGCAGAGGTTGCGGCACCAGAACCGCGGCTGCCAGCGCTCCAGCGCCAGGACGGACAGGAGCAGGCCGAGCGAGAGCCACGCCCAGCGGAAGTGCTGCTGCTCGTAGGTGAGCACCCACCCCTTGAGCACGTTGAAGACCGGCTCCGACACCGGCCGCAGCGCCGGCAGCCCGAAGTAGACGCCGTTGAAGACCGCGTTGACCGCCGCGTTGGCCGCCGGGATCACGCCGACCGAGAAGCCCCGCGCGAGCAGGCTGAAGGGGTCGAGGAGCCAGGCCGCCTGCCAGTTGGCGACGGCTGCGGCGAGGATCGCGGCGAGGAGGTAGTACTTCACGCGCCGGCCCTGCCACGCCAGCGGGCGCGGCGGCGCCGGCACTTTCGCGAGCAGCCGCCGCGTCACGTCGAGCAGGGAACCGAGGGGGCAGAACCAGCCGCAGAACACCCGGCCGAGGACCAGCGTGACAGCGACGACGAGGAGGGCCGGCCAGAAGTGGGCGATCGGCTCGCGCAGCCCGAGCAGCGTCGCCAGCCCGAGCAGCGGATCGAGCTGGAAGAACGTGTTGACCGGGTACTGGATGACGTCGTTGCCGCGGTACTCCGTGCGCAGCAGCAGGAAGACGAAGAGGAAGAGGAACAGCAGCTGGGAGGTGCGCCTGACGAACAGCCAGCGAGCGGAACTCATAGCCGATTCAGTCTATCCCAATGGTTACACACCTGTCCAAGGGCTTAGACACCGCCGCGGGTGGGAGGTTTCAGCGCCGCCCGGCGCCGCGCCTCCGTGTCCCTACGGCCCCCCGGCCGCGGCGGCGCGCAGCCGTTCCAGTCCCTCGCGCGCGTGCGTCAGCGCCGGGTTCAGCTCCAGGGCCCGCCGGTAGCTCTCCGCCGCCTCGGCAGAGCGGCCCTGGGCCGCGAGGTTGTCGCCGAGGTTCGCGTGGATCTCGCCGATGCGGGGGCTCAGCCGCGCCGCTGCCCGCAGGTGCGCGTCCGCCTCCTCGAACCTCCCGAGCGCGGTGAGCAGCACCCCCAGGTTGTTCCGGGCTATCACGTAGCCGGGGTCGATCCGGATCGCCTCCTCGTAGGCCTCCACGGCC
The sequence above is a segment of the bacterium genome. Coding sequences within it:
- a CDS encoding carboxypeptidase-like regulatory domain-containing protein, which translates into the protein MVNRRAAMSMGAVLALAALVAAGCAQKQDSGQATFKGRALTPLAEAHVSVYREGMDLKGPAFVTSQPTGPEGEFSLALPPGKYFFVLRHRVAGESVGPVRTGDYRSEVIGPVTVRGGETFTRDLVALRKIGETKDLPSTTPAPTSTGISGVITDSDGTPVKDARVHAYTYPQMSERPKYVSEATGADGRYVLFFPEGGTFYLAARNRFGGPPKIGELYGRYDDGAVEPSAIHVKDNQIIEHVDITVHKVW
- a CDS encoding 4Fe-4S dicluster domain-containing protein — translated: MSSARWLFVRRTSQLLFLFLFVFLLLRTEYRGNDVIQYPVNTFFQLDPLLGLATLLGLREPIAHFWPALLVVAVTLVLGRVFCGWFCPLGSLLDVTRRLLAKVPAPPRPLAWQGRRVKYYLLAAILAAAVANWQAAWLLDPFSLLARGFSVGVIPAANAAVNAVFNGVYFGLPALRPVSEPVFNVLKGWVLTYEQQHFRWAWLSLGLLLSVLALERWQPRFWCRNLCPLGGMLSLCARGRRLARRVSDECTDCGSCWGTCPVGLIEEGTHRRSQAECTACMRCPRVCPQEAIGFAFAGGRDEAPLDVDRRRLLGAAAAGVALVPLTRVHPARVAVPDARLRPPGARAEADFLNRCLRCGACMKVCMRNAIHPALHEAGWEGLFTPVMDYDVGYCEYNCNLCGQVCPSEAIRRLPLPEKQRTVIGTAAFDKGRCLPWALHRNCLVCEEHCPTGEKAIVFDETDATGPDGKPVRLKLPRVVQERCIGCGICQQKCPLQGRKAVAVYPNGETRGQDFGQG
- a CDS encoding ethylbenzene dehydrogenase-related protein, with the translated sequence MGLVAALGWAACALVLATGACARLDVDAVYAVRLAAPPRDADWDFAVPRLVKAGGGSVHGKPPVLAGLDLDTDAVHGAAASCHHGPPVTHPTPVEIRAFYTDTDLYVDVRWSDPTEDRTPRAWRRTGAGWEIAADDEDGLALLWSGPAAGRFACQEACHQSDFAVRSGSLVDVRSMFLAEEGAREEAWVWKPSLGGRDLIIGRSGFTTPAGEPYASVNSRVARDGSLGPEARRAGTFGSQDGPLTDGAGGSVAAVTASAPAHRWAPAGAGSLLAARAERRGKGWRVVFSRPRAAGPGRQRFEPGDVERLGVAVFDGTSVNHHVVRDTQTFRIVAPRPAAETEEGGA
- a CDS encoding 4Fe-4S binding protein is translated as MSLTASTAESAPAAAAGAKGAGRVWKSPFFPAVLQALALGVLGGMIAAGWGRHGVPGGGTVPLLYTNLATLGFWVLWLMALVLLLPAIGRLWCTVCPVGWCNDLAARAGAGIAYPRRLQNLGIMALLLLGFNMAAEIFGLNRWPDRTAWMLGLVLVAAAGAGAVFRGRVFCRFWCPVGGMVSLGSRLAPVEVASKDQEVCRRCESKACFYGSTRWYRLAWPGRRSVFAHKRPGCPAYIFPPEAAPGPSCLMCTQCLKNCPYDNLRWGGRAWGSGLWREAARDRSEALLIVVLAGLVFYRLARFWAGLREVVEWPAAAVASAIAGAPPAVLKGVLLFTGFLLWPLAFFLALGMIAKLVSEVSVTPLAGPEEAAAAAVYGAAEIDEEARRREGGWSARRHTVWGYIAAYGYAFIPLIMGAYGAFALVKLNEKAAYLPLALRDPAGVQTSVAINQLLVLAAPDSLAPLTAVRWGAVALAAAGLCASLWSAGRIGARSYGAGTPAARRGAAVFRAGALLLGAVLIACIKEWLFRGPRG
- a CDS encoding HEAT repeat domain-containing protein, which translates into the protein MVVAAVCFGGALGAPGCNSWSGRPLEEVTAAAGKGEQGALRELVTRFGNADPAQAQQAWEAAVAIGAPAVPELLRGLESGSRAVGEHAAGALGALTAKDGVDALIAALGRKDFRRYAAAWALGEIGDPRAIPALVRALGDEDGETRKFATRAVIKFGPDALEPLLAALGDPSADVRHYAARALGQLQAKQAVEPLLKLEGRVDPEVLFWALGRIGDPRALPLLERAAADADWRARLTAVQALGDLANPAAVPQLRRSLDDPEWIVREWAARGLESLTGERVTYRDQQGRQVVPYSLYR